The genomic region ATGACTCTACAGATGTTTGATTGACTGAGTTTTTATTGCTTGCACATCAATCTGTGTTAATACAGTGTCTCTTGTTGCAGCCAGATGCTCTTTTGGACCAAATACACATTCAACTGATACATGATGAATACACAGTTTCAGTCCTGACTCATTCTATGATTTTCTATGGAGACTAAAATGATTTCTGATTCTGTGTTTTTGAGACTTCGGCTGTGGAGCATATCATGACATAATGCTcaacaacacagcaacaaaGGGGATACATTGCTGTTAATACAGTGGCTTGAATAAAATTTAAGTTAAgtgtatttttgtgtcatttgtatGAGTTTACTGCAACCCTTTTTTCCTTATTATGAGATCAACAAGTTATATGATCAAAACATACCATTTTTCATAAGATTAAAGAATCTAGATTAGTAATTTAATTATACATAATGAGTGCAACAAAAGACTGAAGTCATTTTTTTGGTGACACTCAAATGTCGACATACATAAAATCCGAATCATTCAATGCTCAATCAAAACAGGCGGAGATAAATCACCATTATATTGCTGAAGCACATTTATACACTGATAGCACCAACACATTTTACATAATATTTTGGCTAAACTACAATCAGCTAGTCCAATTTCAGACAATCCCTGACAAAATTGTGCGCTTGAAACCATTCACCCTCttatttaatttctttcttcttttaaacAGAGGTAGGCATATCATTTAACAATTTTGGTTACAaaaatttacaagattacaGTTTTAAAGTAGGATAATTACACTAGTAGTTGAGGACATACTGCACTTGTCGGTAGACGCCTCTAAAAACGTTTTTTAGTGCACTTCATAGACTGCTCCCAAAACAACACTACTGTATATAACATTTAATGTATTAGTTATTATTACCTCACATTAAGGAAaaatttgtgatatttttattatcaatcTATTAGCCTGCTGGAGCTGTGCATGATTATCAAACAGTAGAAAGTCAACTCCTACAAATTACAAATTAGATCTTACTTTTTCTTTATTGCTTGGTAATACTTCAATTTTTGACATGAAGTAACTtgtaactttacagcactttagACTATCCAGACCAATAGCTATCCAGATTTATTGTTGACGTTTGACCTGCTTTGCGCCACATACAATACACTTCAGCTGTAAATCAGGTGCTGAGCCACTGACAATATCTGCGTCTGTCAGTCAGGTTTAATTAAGGGAATACtacacccacaaaatgatcagaaTATTTTAGCCCATTTCCATGAATTTATTTAGGTAGTTTAAAATGTGTAGCCTGATATAGCCATTCATTATTACACATGCATTTCCAGGTATATGTGGATAAGAAAACTGCTAGCTCTTGCTAACTTTACTTGCTCGTTACATATTCTCACTGCCAACTAGCTGCACATGACTGGCACATACGGGTACTTAACAAAACGTCAAGGCCCTGCCCCTTTTTGGGGGATAGAAAACCAAAGATCCTGTAGATGTCAGTGCAATTTGAGGTGTGTTTGGATTATAAGTGTTTGAGATAGCTCAATAAATCAAGGTTGACTGTTGTCATGTCCTGTCAGTCTTCCCCCAATCAAGTGGATAGGTGACCAAAAAGGGGCATGCTCTTAATAATGTGATGATGCAATGCCAGTTTGGTCTATGTATGTCACATGATACTTGAGACATTTCAATGGTCACGCAAGACGGCACTAGATTTTAAATTAGTCATACTAGGAACATATttcatgtgatgtttttttatgaacAGACTTTAAACAACAGCCCAAACAatgtatattatttttttcttatccaTTTCCAGGCCcggaaaacagtttttctaatcTCATtacttttccaggaatttaaTGACTGCGGGAAGTCtgaattactcaccctgtgttccCTGGAATTCGTAacgaatttttttttctcacatggctccatggtgaacaaagaatctaAAACTGCGAAGTACTGAGCATGCGACTGGATAAAtgtgacttggattatactatacgagttgtgtgagagtttgaccacagatgttttgatatagttttgatACACAAAGCCATTTTATCTCAATCCAAGAACTCTCTCTtatttggattctttgttcaccgtggaggcatgtgagagaagctaagttttcttcacaaatttagtCTCTCGCATGAAAAGGGAAGTAACTGATAtctaaatgatcattttgtaggtgaagaATTCCTTTAAGTTAATCCACTATGGCTCCAAACTGCAGCTCAGTGTTTTGCACATATTCACAATACTATATTTATCTGTTGCAGGGTCCAGAATGACAAATGATTACTACACACATCTCACCCTGAGTCACAACTGCTCCTATTATTGCTCTTAAATTAAAGATGTAACAGCtatatttgtatgtgcattGCTGCTAATGTagcttgattaaaaaaaaaaagtcagtcacATTTGTTTCAACAAAAATCTTTGTGACTCTAAGTGCACTGATACTGAGGTAAATTATTTGGTAGGAACACTGAATTTGACTCATCTGTTGCAATCACTGTGGTGtcatcacactgtcacaaaGGACACACCTTTGAGCAGCAGGAGAAGAGGTAGTATTTCTGATTCTCACTGCGTCTGCCTCTCAGCATCTTCACACCTCACAGGTGATGGTCTTGTCAATGCAGTCCCAGTTCAGGAGCTCCTTTTTCTGAAACCACAACCCAATCTCCCTCTGTGCCGTCTCCAGTGAATCACTTGCATGAACCACATTCCTTTAAATGACCAACACATATCATTATTTTACCTCCAAGACCTAAAAAAGAATACATAATATCTGCATGGTGGCACATAATGGGATCAAATACCTGCTGACATGAAAGCTGAAATCTCCTCTGACTGTGCCTGCCTGGGCCTCTGCTGGGTTAGTATGTCCCACCATTGTACGGGTTGCCTGGACTACTTTGTGCCCTTCCCACacctaaaacaaaaaataaaacatcacacataaacacagaaaaacaacatattcAGAATTTGCAGAGATTTAGAACAGCTTAACACATGAAATACAGTAGTCTATTTGCTAGAGATCATAAAGCAATTAAAGCAAAAGTagagataatttaaaaaaaaaggcagagctACTGTAAAATACAGGAAAACCCCACAACGATTCAAAAACAGGAGCCCTCACCATGACAACCACAGGCCCTGAGGTCATGTACTCCACCAGCCTGGGATAGAAGGGCTTAGTCCTCAGATGAGTGTAGTGCTGAGACAGGAGATCCTCAGACACCTTCACAGCAGAGATGGTTAGAAATTAAACAGAGAATCTGTGCAGAACATCATGAACGACATTGATTTCAGACATCTGTACCCGCAGCATTTTCAGGCCAACCAGCTTGAAGCCCCGCTGCTCAAAGCGCTGGATGACTTGTCCTATGAGACGACGCTGAACTCCATCTGGCTTTACAGCAATAAGAGTCCGCTCCCTTAGATCCGGAACAGCTGGTGGGACAGATAAAGTAGTAACAcctcagtgtaaaaatactctgttacaagtaaaagtcctgcatttaaaatcttacttaagtaaaattacATACGTATTGGCAGCAAAAGACACTTGAAGGAACAGTGtgaaagatttagggggatttagtggcagctAGCGGTGAGGAATGTATGTAATGATTTGAGGATGACCTGCTCTTCCTCCTGAGCTACAGCCTCCCTTACAGCTGGATACCGTAATCTAGGCCGAAACAATATATCATGATGTATTAGttaattgtttttttcaatgtttttcaaCAATCtacaaagtaactaaagctaaaaaataaatgtagtgcagtggAGTCAGGGGTGTAAATCTCATCTCtgtcatgattttctttttgcaaatgtttttgcaaaatgttttgttactccttcaaattaaagctgtatttaTCTTGTTGAAGAAAAGGAAAACCAGccttgaagaacaatgaattcCTAACATATACTGTATAGACACATAATAACAGGACTATTTTTGGTAAAATAGTTAGTAGCAATccataacaaaattatatgcttttTCTACATGaactaaaaaaaacccataaatgGTTATGTATACCTGTACAggtatgcagtgatgattgggGTAACATGTATGGTGATGGTGTTGATGTTGCCTAACGACACCATACAGTAGCTAGTTTAGGCCCCAAATCTGCCAggactgacaagctgagcacaGTTGTAAGCCcagtgaataaaaaataaaaaataattaaaaaaataaaaatagaatgataaaaaataataaaagtggcAGTTAGAAAGTTCAAGAGAGAAAGGAACAAGAGGAAAATGTAGCAAAGCTCCCTAACTTAAATTCCTTTTTTGTAAACAGttgccagtggtgtgtgtgcacCTTATAACTAGTAACTAACATACACTAGGGCCTGTCacaatagtgtgcactggggcccttGGAAACTACCTTATGCCACTGAGTGGAGTATAAATAGACCTAGGCCATAAAGTAACATTAAATGGAAATACCAACATACAAGTACcttaaatttgtacttaagtacagtacttgagtaaatgcacttaGTTAGATTCCACCACTGACCCTTACATACTGTCAATATTTATCACCTACAGGGGAAATGACAAATATTTACCCAATGTCTACCACAGGCAGGGAAACAGACATCCaccatgcacatgcacatgcacacacacacacacacacacacacacacacacacacacacacacacacacacacacacgaaagaGTTTGTATACAGATTAAGTAGCTTAATGAAGTAGGCGCATCAGATATTTTACGTATTTagatgcacaaacacagaaaagcagCTTCAACTAACACCACGACACAGGTAATGAATGGCTGCATGCGGTCAATTACAGAGACACGTGACCCGCCACCGGAGGAACTCTACTGGCATTTAACTCTCAGACAGTCTGTGCAAGTCAAGCACAGCAACTGTTTCACGAGCTGGACGGAAGTTCCCTTCAGGGCAATTCAGGGTTCGGGTGTCGTACATGATACCGTGCTTTGACTATTACGCAGAGTGCGTAAGTTTTTGGCACCATTACGCACACCGCAGGTCACTGTGTCTCCAGCATCACATCATCGTCACTATCTTCTATCTCTAACCTAGTTGCAGTTCATGACCCCCATGAGTCTGGCGAGCAcatttgttttcacagacagTCCCGTTAAGTTTGGAACAAATGAACCTGCGCCCCGGAGGTAAAGTCTCTTTGACTCGGTGCCAAAAACAATAGCATTTATTTAAACctaaagaaatatatatttttgtcacCACAGCTTCAAAACAGAGTGTCGTTAAGCCCTTTGTGAAAAGTAAAAGTCCCACGATTGAAGGCTGCAAAAGACCAGAAAAATAACAAAGCAAGGaatcataaaaaagaaaagtaaaatcgATATAAATTCAGTTACTTACTTGAATTGCTCCTGTGCCAAGCGGCTCTGTGTCCACCCAACACTGCAGAAGGAACCCCAGCTGACAGAAGACTTTTAGAGCTTAATTGATTGCATGAATAAAACTGTTGGTAAATCCTGTTAAAAATGCACCTCCGCAACATGACCATGGTTTGACGTGCGTCCTGTCAGCCTCTGGAGAGAGAAGTCAACCCTCCTCAATCAAAACTCACGAGTCATCCCCCCATCTGCCCGCCCTGATCGATTGACGCTGTAACTAGAACATGTTTAACTCCAGTGATGCCAGGCGTGTGTCCGTTTCTCTTATTTCTGCAAAAGCATATCTCAGCATTGACCAAGAATTCAGAAATTCTTCACATTTACGGATGTCTGATTCCATAATTGGATTtaccaacaaacacactgacactgcaTTTCAGTCTCTACAGTTAGAGCTTTGAGAACGTAAGTTTTACAACATATCCAACTCTAAGCTGAATGTTAACCACCTTTCCATCAAGCTGGTGGacttgcaagaaaaaaaaatgacttggcaGAACCATTTTGGACCTGTTTTTAAGCTCCAAAACTGATGgctcctacatttcccacaatgcaactcaataGTGTCTTCTCCAAGCTTCACACAAGTTGTAAAGCAAGCTATGGTTATTGTCTCAGACTTGACAACCACAGAGGACACACAACTGTCCTTAGAGGCTTTTAAGTATccaataataatgaataaagtgATCTTGAAACTACATAAGTATGAAAAACTTATGGATTGCAAGACATTTTAGGTTCATTTTTGATGCAGTGAGTCTGTCAGACTTTAATCAGAACAATGGAAGCCCatgtattttacattaaagTGGTAACTAGTACATATTTAGCACCCAGATGTGAGTTTGAACCAAAAGCCAGCTCTAATCAAATTGAGTTAGTTAGTCCGGCAATCAAATCCTTTACTTCTTTTCACCTGTAGGTTTTTCTGAGTCACATGAACCTGCAGCTTGTTTTCTGATATCCAACAATTACATAGGTTTAACGTGCATGTTTAGCCCACCTCATACATGAAAAAGCATTTGCCTTTAGTAGACAACAGTCGAGAAAATCTTTGGTGCACCATAAgggagacactacaggtgaacAGGGTAAATCTTTTTATAGATATCATCATGAACCATCTCCAGTTGATTAACTTTAAGAAAATCGTTTATGTATTACAGGTTCGCTGaaattttgtttaaatttgtaAATGATGCATTATCTAAGCAAAGCAGCCCAGAATCTCTTAATTAATGTAAAAACTGTTTTCGCCTGTAGTGTCTTCCCTTAAACATCTTTATGTCTAACATTAAAGCTATGCCGCAAGTTGAACCTACAGAAAAGATAATGCaacatgttgtgttgtgtgtgaagTTATCACCCTGTCATTGCTGTGAATTATCCTTCATGTGCTGATACTTCCCATCTTTCGCATGCTGCGTCCTCAAACAGCATTTGTCGCATGTGATATGTCACATGCCACACaggccaaaaaaaaattattcagCAGTTGAAACAGATGAATTTTAAAAGGGGGATTTGAAATGATGCCATTGATGAATGTAAAGCAAAACAGTGTAAACATACAGAAAAGTCTTGAATCTCTTAATACTACCGTTATTCTTACAAACAATACTGCAAGAGTTGGGCACAAAGACCAACAAAATcacaaattaattaatgaatacCTGAGTTTTACtaaaaaaagcactttattaATCAAGCaggttttctctttttcagaatGGAATGATATGAAAGATCTTAAGTTGAGAGTCCGTCTCCTTTGGAGATGAAAAAAATTGAAggcaaaatgaataaaagcagacattttaaaaactcaaaatgAGTTGAAAGTGCTCAGTCCCAGCCCAGCTTCGTTGCGGAGGCGTGGGAAAGAAGGCCTGGCTCAGACTGCTCCAGGTCTGGGCAAAAGCCAACTGCAGACCAGGTTTACATTTCCTGCCAAATTATCATTGGCAATACATTAGGAGGGcgctgctttaaaaaaataataatcatgcGCCAACCTTCTACAGTAGAGATCAAAGAGAAATCATCAGCAGCATCCTCAACCTCCTATTACTCAACAATACAATGTGTGTCGTTCCTTCCTATTACATCGAATAGGTGGAGCCAAGCTGGATTGGAGAAGGAGTGTTGGGCAAAGTGGTCAGCACAGGCAGTCCTTGAAGATCATCGTTGATGTGTGGAGTGGTTCAAGCAGTCATTGTGCTATAGCTTTATGGTGCCAGTGGGCAGGCTACTGTTACACAGTCTGTAGTAGCGTAGGTCATTCACCAGCCGCTGCACACTTTGAGTGAACGATGGCAAGTCctggagaaagaagaggaaagtTAAAAGTCAAATCAATTTACAGAAGGGTTGACAGTGTTTTGAgtgcagagaaagaaaacaacatttaacacaacAGGCAAATAGAACAGTATTGGTGTCATGGGCGATACTGGAAATGTTCAGaatcagtttttaaaacaattataCATGATTTAGTTAGGCGTAGGCAATATATGCATGTATCGTGGCTTGTTCTGTGGGGTAAATATGAAATGACTATATTGTGAACATCGAGTATAAACTGTCAcgtcatttttttaaaccactGGCATGAGACTCGCTATGGCGtttctgttctctctgtgtcccaCATTGACAGACTCGACACATGTTTTATTTCCGTTAAACATGTTGTGGAGAAATCTTTCTTGCCACATCATACATGTAACAGTTGGTTAACTCTGTCTCCTCCTAAtgcaacatactgtatgtgccaACAGACTGCAAAATACATCGCCATTGTTACTCATTAGGTAGAGAACtgaaaaacaatatttcattCTTACCCGTTCAAGCTTGAAGTTGCGTGCAAGAACAGCTCGTTGGCTGGTGTCCACACCCTGGCAGCCATTGAGGAACTCTGGCATGAAGGCCGAGTAGAAGGCATCGAAGTCGACAGAGGCCATGTTGTAAATAGCAAGGGTGATTTCCTCTTGCAGAAGGTCGTGACTTTTGTGGAGAAGGACCTGCAGCAGCACGTTGATGAAGTGGAAGAGCATCGAGGTCCGGAAAAGTTTCTaaagcacaataaaaacaaagtaatgaCAATGGAGTCTATACATGGgttacacagtgtgtgtgcgtaaaaCTTTTCATTCAGGACATATTATACAAGAGTTTGGTTTAAATCTGTCAGTGGGGTCTGAGATTTTgtggaggacagacagatggataggAGCCCACTTACTGTTGCTTTAATTACTAGGGaccaattttcttttttgtgttccttttttaagtttattgtgtttgtatttgaaaTATCTTCTAGATTAAATCTTATCATAATGTACTTCCTTCTCCAGTGATGGGAAGAGGCAAGGGTACAACAATAACACTGATCCGAGTGCCACTAAGTGTTCTCTTGTTCAAAAAGAGATGCGAAATTGACACAAGGTTTCTAATGGTACAAATAGGCTAAATTTAAGACATTGTAACATAACTTAAAACAGGCCTTTTATGagtaaatgtgtatttaagacattttaaggaccTGTGGCCACCCTATGACAACTTTTACATCTAACAAGTTTACAAAACGAACTGCTAACAAATGCAGGGTAAATGAAAAACTTCATAAAAAAGGTATAAAACAACAAGGGTAGAAATGGTCTGATAATGACTGAAAGGTTTCCCCTTAAGGACAATTTGCAGACTGCTAATGGAGAATGGGTGAAATTCAGAAATTAAAAGCGAGTGAACAGCTCAACTCCGTGAAATGGTCACCTCTAAAAATAAAGACACTTACTCTGTGATACAACTTGTGCTTGCTGTTGAGTGACTCCAAATAGGAGAGATTCTGCTTGAAGATGTGGATGTCCGGCTGCAGGAAAGACTGTCCAAAAGCCTGGAAAAGACAGATTTGACAATATGTGTTACAATAAGATGATTTTAGAACTGGATATGAACAACTGTTctcctgaaaataaaacataaagtcAAACACTAGTCACAGACtagatttttttgttcttctAAAAAAGGTATGATGGTGATAACAACTTAAGCCACATGTTTACACACACCTGCATGGCAGCTGTGAACTGGGCCTCGTTTTCCATGGTGtcttcagcagctcctctttgGACGCTTGTTAAGACAGACGTTTTAAAGAAGTACCTCCAGTTTTGGTGAAGTATTTGGTATAGCAACTCAAACATCTCTGACTTGACGTCTGGGGAAGATCGCtagcaaagacaaaaaaaaacaaaacatgagaaATTCTATCACTGTTAAGTACCTGACCAATTATTTATAAGAACATTTTTTGACTTTAGGTGCATTTTTGTATGATTTCCAAAGACATATGTAACATCATGTTCTTATTTAATGGTTCTACCAGGGTAATCACCCAGAGGTAATCAAAATCAAACTCCACAATGAATGTTAATGCAAGACAGGTGAACTCCAACTGACCTCTGCCACAACTGGATAAACCTGCTCCATGCACAGAGAGAGGATGTTAGGTAGGAAGGGCTTGAAAGCTTGACCAGGCTCTTGCACCACCACCTGCAGGATTTTCAGGAACTTCTGTACCACTCGACACCCTGCACTGCCCTCTTGCAAAATACTGGCTGCCAGCTGTTCCCTGGGACACATAGGAGTGGAGATTACATTCATTACTATTTAGTGATACCAGCATTGTCAGTGCACACCCCATACCATTTAACCCTTTATCTGTCTAGACGGGGTGTAATACTACTGGGATTACAACTAATTTAAGTAgttatgtttgtaaaaaaaaatgtggtgatgttaatggggttttttttttaacctggtgAACATGCTGAGAAAAGTGTGGATGATCTGTCCTGTGAAGGCAACACCCATCTGGACTCGCAACGCCTGGAACAGTGTCAAGAAGAAGGCCAACATCTCATCTGTCACATCTGGGAAAGAGAAGCAAAAATTAACAAAGCTGCTAAGTCGGACAACCcctgaaaagaaaacatgaactTAGTGGTTGCTTGTGACCCCCTGTGGTCAATAGTGCAGTTTTGCAACAGCCCTAGCTGGGTCTGTAGTAAGGTAATAAAGAGACAAACAGTGACTGTTTACTCAAATTCAGGTTCCTATTCTTTAAATATaccttgttttctttctgttataCTATATGACACAAGTTAGCTGCATCTATACAGTTGCTACAGCAGAGATTATGGCACTTTCACTTAAGTCGagtcaaaaatgtttaaagtgtATAATGGTGTAAATCTGATCTTTTGTTACATGATGAGGATGATATCACCATGCATGTACTAGTAGGAGGCTGAGAAACATCTGAGCACGTTTGTCATAAGAAGTGCCGACTGGGACCGGCCTCAGTGCGCTGTGACAGGACAAGTAGTTATAGAAAAGCGAATTGGATTAGATCATCTTTACACAGTGATCAAATATTTAACACATACTTCAGATGGACGGCCAAACTATAGAGAGACACTGACCTGGCTGCTGAATAAACACTGGGAAAAGGCTGAGGGACACTTGGACAGACTCCTGAAGGCTCTGGTAACAGATCTGACGTGATTTGGTGGATTCCCCAGAGATGCTGTCCACTATGTCTCTGAGCACAGGCAGGGCCTGCTGTATCACTGCTTTCACTAgagtagaaaaaaagaaaagacaattagggcaatacaaaaaaaagtgatgGGATGTGAAAAAGGCATGAAAAAACGAGGAAGAAATACTGACTGTTAGCCAGATCGGGTTGCCGTGGAGTGATGTTCACCGTCCCTCTTATTCCCTTGTATTCTCGAGTGAGTGCTGCCATCAGACTGGCATGGTTGCTGGAGCGTGTTTGCCACTGCTGCTCACTCTCTGGTAAGTTTGGCCATGGGAGCAGCAGCATGTTGGACAAAGCCCTACACACCAACATGTGAGCCTGTAAgagcaagcacacacaaacatacacagagTAATTACCTCATGTATTGAGGACATTTTAAGGACTTCAAACTTTAAGAAAAAGATCCAAATTCTTAAATCATTGAATAAATCCATtaaataattcattcatcaagTCATTTCACAtgcaaaacaaaagcaacaaacaCTTACCTCTTGGGGAAGTCTGCGGCTCTGATTCTCCGTAGTAATGAGGTTGAAGATGTTCTGAACAGCTGGCAAAGTGACCAAGAACACGGGCCGCACTGTCGAGGTTATGGAAACCATCAGATGGCACGCTGAGAGCAGCAACTTGTCAGGTACCTGTAGATAAAGACAATATAAGTGTTGAAAGAGGAACCATTTGGTAATAACACTCTCCACAccatttctctttttactatCTCAACCCTGAACATCTTCCTCCCCCAGTTTTCAAAACTATAtgcttgcatttttttaatgtcacgCAGTAGGTGGAAAGGAACTTTAAATGGGCGCAAAATTACCTTAATAGTGAATAAGAGCTATACTTAAATTTGctcttttatgtgttttttgaggACATCTTTTAGAGTTTCCCAAAATCTCCTCCTTCTACTGACTGGATGTAGCTTGTTGTGTATGTTACAGCTATCTGAATACGCTCTGCACTGTGGGAAATATTAACCAAAAAGGACCAGATaaataaagcagaaaataaagacaaaaggaaGCTCCTGTGAACCTGGCCTAAAGGTTTTAAGTTTTGGGTAAAATTACACTTCCTCTTTAATTAACCACTCTTTCAACATGAAATCAACAATTCTTTTTAGATGAAGTATCCATGAACTGCACTTAGCTATATTTGACCTGTtgacatttaataattaatacaataaatattaaTCTAAGACTAACTTATCATTTCACACACCAAGAAATGAGATGTCAAAGTCTTAGTATGATGCAAGCTACCTTTGCTGTGATGAGTGGGCTACTGGCATTTATTGTGGATGTGATGAGGGTCACAAACTGGCTCTGGTTTTGACTGTGGACCTCACTGTAGAACTGTGCAAGCCAGTGGGAGTAGGCTTGCAAAGCAGCAAGGGCCTGTGCATGTCTGTAATAAACAATCCAACACACAAACTTAAAACAATGAAGACATGATGAACTCAGTAAAACATACTTGCTTCTTCTTTACacagtttaacttttttttagcttattttttttttagcagggGCAGCTCACAGTTATCTGTAATAAATTAGGTACTTTTACAGAGTGAGccgtatttttttttacaatgtacTTATATGACACGAAAATAGAACATGGGGTGTTTTTCATTtgacataaataaaaattaaaagaaactaGAAATACTGCCTCTGCACACCAGTCATTGTTTCTCTTATAGTTTACATAcacgtctgtgaaaacatggatgcttcacacacatcttccccccagcagTACAgacgatctatacaatcagcacagtttcaaggtgggcacacaacattagtgtcaccaattcagtatctgaccaaatgtctccccctctgtttctGAGTTATGACGCTGAGTAATagccaaaaaagtgttttatgcagaatattatgatgtcacagtgaagttgacctttgaccttttggatataaaatgtcatcacttgtcataattagtgtatgaattcttgagttgtggccaaaaacatgttttgctagGTCACACTGACCTGACCAAATTCTCAAAGTTTCTTTAGTCCAAATAGACCTTTgggtcaaatttgaagaaattccctttaggtgttctggagatatcgtgttcaccagagtgagacagatgcaaagtgacagtgaccttgacctttgaccactaaaatctagtTGCTTCAGTGTTGAgttcaagtgaacatttgtgtcgaatttgaaaaaaatccctcaagacgttgttgagatattgtg from Epinephelus moara isolate mb chromosome 18, YSFRI_EMoa_1.0, whole genome shotgun sequence harbors:
- the nme4 gene encoding nucleoside diphosphate kinase, mitochondrial yields the protein MVMLRRCIFNRIYQQFYSCNQLSSKSLLSAGVPSAVLGGHRAAWHRSNSTVPDLRERTLIAVKPDGVQRRLIGQVIQRFEQRGFKLVGLKMLRVSEDLLSQHYTHLRTKPFYPRLVEYMTSGPVVVMVWEGHKVVQATRTMVGHTNPAEAQAGTVRGDFSFHVSRNVVHASDSLETAQREIGLWFQKKELLNWDCIDKTITCEV